TAATGCACTCtgcgcggggggggggagggtcctCGTTCGGGGTCggcaccaggcctgggccaacttcggccctccctccctccaggtgttttggactccaacttggctgttaggaatggtgggagctgaagtccaaaacacctggagggagggagggctgaagttggcccaggcctgatctacaccaagcatgggccaactttggccctccctccctccctccctccctccctccctccctccaggtgtttggcactccaactcccacaataatGCCTAACTGCTGGCCATGGAGCAAGTTAACTGATACCTcaactgtatttatttaattgcaGTATTTCTATTTCTTCCTTCTCACTcagaaggggacttggggcagatcacagaacacacatgCGGCAACTATAACAAGGACAAGACAGGCAACAGATAGAGGcttatataggctttcccatcttgcggcatctttggaggctctgcttggttctggccaccagggggtgctgttgctccatctccctgcaaagagctttctttgttcttaAACTTCCTTTTTATGATCCATACACCAAGCCTAAATAACTCCCCGCTTTAATGTGGCtgttatttatctactcacacctGTTTTCAgattgctaggtaggcagaagctgggctaaaagtcaggagctcaccctgacctgggtttcaaactctcaaccttccagttggcaagatttattgcagcttggggaTTGGCCTACTGTGCTAAAGCCCAACCTGTAATaatagtcaccccccccccccccatttttggggTGATGACAAGattggtatttttgtgttcctcacATAAGAATTGCAGAGCTCTTTGGGTCAATTTCCTTCCAATTTAAAGTTAAGAGTTGAAGGTCAAAcacaagcatgggccaacttcagcccaccctccaggtgttttggactccaactcccacaattcctaacagccagtaggttgttaggcattgtgggagttggagtccaaaacacctggagggccaaagttggtctGATTCAGGAATAGCACTCTGGGTAAGCAGGGAATGGCCTCAATGGGGCTCCATGGCTTTGGGTTCAAatagcagggaaggagattccacctgagcctACGGCAGGTAAGAAAAGCTTCTCAGCATGGAAACAGATTGCCTCTGGCataccttctctggaggtctttaagcagaggctggatatggccatcagttgggagggcttggattgtgtcttcatgcctaatggcagaagggggttggacttggagGTCCCTTCTATGATGGAGTGGCCCTGAAGCCCACGACCTGCCTCCACCTGCAGGTGCCCTCTACCTGGAGCAGTGCCCCCGCCAGCCGCTGGTCCCCATCTACCTGCTGGTCCTGAGCGcggtctccctcctcctcctcctcctgggctgCGTCTCCTGCGAGGAGGGGGCTTCCGAGTGGCCCCGGACCCTGGTCCACCACCTGCGGGTCAcctgcctcctcttcctctgcgCCTGGTTCATTGCAGGTGAGTGAGGGTGGCTGGGGACCCACAAAGcccctccctcttcccctggACCTGCATAACGAGGGGGGATGGGGCAGGAGAGGTCAAGAAATGCCCCAGGGGGGTGGCCGGCTACCGTCCTTGCCCGGCTACTGGCCTCCGTTGAGAGAACTGTTGCCCTTGAGCCCTGAACCACCTTTCCCACCACACACCACACTATGCCCAAGGAGTCCAGTAAGTTAGTTTATTGAAAAAGGAGTATATGAAGAAACAAGCAACTTTATAAAGAAGcatcaaagtttaaaaaactatttcaaaAGAACCTTAGAAGCCAAAATCCATTTAAAACAGTCTTCATAATTAGGATTGTACCAGCTGAAACCACTTAAAGGGCCTCAATCCCTCCGCGCTCACCTGCTTTCCCtttccttatctctaagcctctgAGAAAACCACATCTGTCTCTGTTACATTTTGCCTCTGGAGTTCAAGGCAATTCCATCTGGAAAATCAAGGGGTTCAGCGCCTTAACTTGACCATTGTGGAGCTCATGGGGGGGGGCTCCTCTtcatccccctccctccttcttggAGTCTTCCTGgagaacaagctgaacatgagccaagagtgtgatgcagcagctgaaaaagccaacaggattgtGGGCTGCATCAGGAGTGTAGTGTCGAGATCGAGGGAAGTGAAGGTGCCTCTCTCTTCCGCTTTGGCCAGACCTCTtcccctggaatcacactgggtcccatTCTGTGCATCAGAGTTTAAGTGGGATATTGATGAGCTGGAAGGAGtccagaggaggagggagactcaaagggtcaaaggtctggagaccatgcataATCCCTCTCGGGAGCGTCCTAAAGAGACGGGtctgttcagcctgcagaagagaaggctgagagagacatGGCAgccatgtataagtatgtgaaagggcgtcacaaggaagagggaggggattgtcttctgctgccctggagactggactcagagcaatgaattcaaagggcaggaaaagagattccaactgaacattattaggaagaacttcttagagctgctcagcagtggaactctctgcctccgagtccagtggaagctctttccttggaggctggatgaccatctgtcaggggtgtgtgtgtgtgttttgatggtgcttttcctgcgtggaagcagaagggggttggaccaaagggcccatgtggtttcttctattactatttttatattacattatatataattattatattattataaagtggATTGGATGCTTCAATGGTGTGTAGtgttgtggaagctccttccttagaggcttttaagcagaggatggatggctacCTGtagggagggttttgatggtgcttttcttgcatgaaggcagaagggggttagactggatggcctttagaggtcccttccaactctattattattagtaaaggtaaaggttttcccctgacgttaagtccagtcatgtctgactctgagggttggtgctcatctccatttctaagctgaagagccggtgttgtccatagacacctccaaggtcatgtcaccataggcctgactgcatggagtgccattaccttcccgccggagcagtacctattgatctactcacattggcatgttttcgaactgctaggttggcaggagctggggctaacagggggcgctcattccgctcccgggatttgaacctgggaccttttggtccgcaaggtcagcagctcagcgctttaatgcactgtgccaccagggggcccctattattattagtaatatatatattatactatttatataatgataataattattattatttataataataataataatctatatatataaaacggtaatgaaatttcagcctaggacaaaactacacatcccagaaacactaaacttggcagcacaacccatcgtccatgcctctacgttcatacaacaaacagctccagctactccagaaaacggccaggctttgagactgcaaggctattcactgttattccacctggccaacaaaggattcccataagccacagcaacgcgtggccgggcacagctagtaataataataataaggctgggtggccatgtgtTGGGGGgcagctttgattgtgcttttcccgcatgagggcagaagggggttggactggatgtcctttggaggCCCCCTCCAAGCCTTATCATTCTATGCTTCTCCCTTTGCAGGCAGCGTGTGGGTCTACTCCATCTACCCCCCGGACTTTGAGGAGAAAGGGGACCCCGGCCGGGGCTTCTGCCAGCGCACGCTCTTCCTCTTTGCCTTCGGGGTGACCACCGCCCTGCACGTGGCCCTGGCCGTGGCCCTGCTCTTCTCCCTCTGCCTCCTGGGCGCCGTCTTCCTCTTCGGGGCCCTCCTGCCCCACGGCGGGCATGGGGACCGGGGGGGAGCGTAGAGGGAGGGCCCCCCTTGCTCCTGCAACCAGGGCCCTTGCCCCTCCTTCTCAAACGAAGCATCTGCCTCCCTGTGTGGGGCTTCTGCTGCCCTGCCTGGTCATGTAAGCTTTGCTGAAAGGATTTTGAAGTATTCTATGTCAGTCATTGGTTTCTCATCTAAGCTGAACCATGGAGTGAACTTTAAATAAAAGCAGCCCTGAGTTCTGGGTTACCTTCTGTAGCACATCTtcatccaaagggactcagaaaTCCTAATGAACTTGATTGTCTCCTCGGACAAAACCAGGcgcacgcttcccattgaaagactGTCACATTTACATGGTTGAAAGtggtttcatggccggaatcactgtgttgctgttagACTGAGATCCCTggttatctctctgaactgttaggaacaaagatatgccaatgcacaaaatatagcgcagatcttcagaagtgttatttcagttgccctaAAATGACCATCTACTCTGTGCTGCTGAagggtttcatggctggaatcactgggttgcaggaagcagccaggttttgaagctgcaaggccgatcaatgctaatcaaggtgaccaattacaacattcacatttgcctccaacagacaagagttctttcttcctcccaccctggacatcattccacatatatatatatatatatacacacacacagtagagtctcacttatccaacactagcttatctgacgttctggattatccaatgcatttttgtagtcaattttgtagtttcattttcaatacatcacgatATTATAGTGCtaaattttttaaatacagtaattacaacataacattgctgcgtactgaacgaccttttctatcaaatttgttgtataacatgaagttttggtgtttaatttgtaaaatcgtaacctaatttgatgtttaataggcttctccttaatctctccttgttatccaacatattcgcttatccaacgttctgccggcccgtttatgttggataagtgagactctactgtatatataaaccccacttgcctcgtttccaacagatctcacaacctctgcggatgcctgccatagaacgtcaggagagaatgctgctggaacattgccacacagcccggaaaactcaccccCTCCCCCCCTAATATACAGACCTCGAGCCTTAAAACTCCATCCGATCTCTCTTCCAAcacatgcagtgtgcataggaaggcGCCCATGTTTTTTCCAAACGGGGGTCCGCTCTGGTCTTCCTTCCCTCTCTATGGCTCTTCGCGGCCAATTCTCTTCCGGTCCTCCCGAGAGGCTCCTATTCCTTGGGCCGCATTGGCCACGCCCACTGAGCCACGCGAGCCAATGGGAGGCGGGCGGGCggggaaacaagggatccgattGGCGGGTGGCGGATCATATTCAGGACGGAGGGGGCGGGGACAGAACAGAAGAGGGGACGCCTAGCGGGGCTGCGGGGGCGTTGCCGGAAGTATCCCGGCCTCACGTGACGCGCGGCGCAGTCGGCTGGGGAGATGGTGAGTTTCCAGGGAGACGGAGGgaggcgcgggggggggggcgagggggCGCTCGGTCCCTCATTCATCCGGTCTCATCCGGGTCTCTCCCGTCCCTCGTTCGCGTTGGCAGGCCTCTTCCGCGGCGTCGGCGGCGCTGACGCAAGGCCTGGAGCGCGTCCCGGACCAGACCGGGTACCTCGTCATCTGCGACGGAGCCGTGCTGGCGGtgaggcgggggcggggcctgggagaCGGGGCGGGGCCTGGGAGAGGGAGTGACCGAGGATTCAGGGGTggagagaagggggcggggcctgggagacgggggcggggcctgggagaGGGAGTGACCGAGGATTCAGGGGTggagagaagggggcggagcctgggagacgggggcggggcctgggagaGGGAGTGACCGAGGATTCAGGAGTggagagaagggggcggggcctgggagaggggggcggggcctgggagaGGGAGTGACCGAGGATTCAGGGGTggagagaagggggcggggcctgggagacgggggcggggcctgggagaGGGAGTGACCGAGGATTCAGGGGTggagagaagggggcggagcctgggagacgggggcggggcctgggagaGGGAGTGACCGAGGATTCAGGGGTggagagaagggggcggagcctggGAGGGGGGCGGGGCCGGGGAAGGCTGGGAGTGAGGAttgagagggggcggggcctgggagGGGGCGTGGTTGAggaccgctttgagtccccctgggtcagtgtttctcaccctgggggttgggaccccgggGGGGGGTCGCGAAGGGGGTTTCAGAGAGGTCGCTAAAGACcaccatatttctgatggtcttaggaacccaaatccctccagtatttcctGCCTGTCATGGGGATTCTttgggccaagtttggttcagctccatcgttggtggggtccaaggggctctttgattgtaggtgaactataaatcccagcaactaccactcccaaatgtcaaggacgatttcccccaaactccaccagtgctcCCATTTGGGCAtcttgagtattggtgccaagtttggtccagatccatcattgtttgagtcacttcacttcactttatttcttaattactcGCTCTCCACCAGGGTGCtctgagcaacttacaatttaaaatatcattccacaatataaaaaaatacaacataaaaacattcaacagtgactgttgtatgtctttcgagctgtgtggccatgttccagaagcattctctcctgacgtttcgcccacatctatggcaggcatcctctgaggatgcctgccatagatgtgggcgaaacgtcaggagagaatgcttctggaacatggccacacagcccgaaagacatacaacaaccctgtgatcctggccatgaaagcctttgacaattcaacagtgactatttggcaaattagatctgatttacttcaatggacaaccaaacagccaagtcttgagtccacgatgctctctggatgtaggtgaactacaactcccaaactcaaggtcagtgcccacccaccaaacccttccagtgtttcctgtgggtcatgggagttctgtgtgccaagtttggttcagttccagaatgctctttgattgtaggtgaactctaaatcccagcaactacaactccaaaatggcaaaaccaatccCTTCCtgaacccaccagtattcaaagctgGGCGTATTGGGtacttgtgccaaatgtggtccagtgaatgaaaatacatcctgcatatcagatatttacgtgACGATTCATAACAGTTGCTAAAGgacagtgatgaagtagcaacagaaataatgtgatggttgggggggggggggtcaccaccacatgaggaactggattaagggggTGGCGGCATTAggagggttgagaaccactgccccaggtaaaggtaaaggttttcccctgacgttaggtcttgttgtgtctgactctgggggttggggctcatctccattcctaagccgaagagctggcgttgtccgtagacgtctccaaggtcatgtggccacaggcatggctgcatggagcgccctagGAGTGAGAAAAGCAGTCTACAAAATAAATCCTAATACTAGACacagagctgctttgagtctccaggTGGAGAGAGAAGGTGGGGTATAGATAAACCTAATGCTAatactaggagccccggtggcaaagtgtgttaaagcgctgagctgctgaacttgcagaccaaaaggtcccaggttcaaatcccgggagcggaatgagcgcctgctgttagctccagctcctgccaacctagcagttcgaaaacatgccaatgtgagtagatcaataggtaccaccccggtgggaaggtaacggtgctccatgcagacatgccagtggccacatgaccttggaggggtctacagacaacgccggctctttggcttagaaatggagatgagcaccagagtcccagagtcagacatgactggacttaacgtcaggggaaaccttgacctttaccttaaTGCTAGTACTAATTCCCCTCCTTGGctgaccccctccctccccctcccctttgcaGTCAGCGGGTGACCTGGAGAATGACGAGCGCACGGCGGCGGCCCTCTCGGAGCTGGCCAGCACCGCCTGCGCCTTCCGCCTGCCGCGCTCCACGGACGTGCCCTTCCGGCGCATCTCAGGTGAGAGGAGGGGAAGGGGCCTTCTCTGGggacacccccaccccccactttCGTGCTGGGGAAACGGGCAGGGGGCCAGGGTTGGGTTGTTGTGTCACATATCAAGTCAGTGCCCTTTGGCTTTActcctgcaggattctgggaaatgtagtcaaaGGCAGGGCCTTTGGGATTCCCAGCCAAGCAGGTCCCGTCtcccctgaactacatttcccagaattctgctgtgATGCAGGGCTTCATCCCACGTCACTGGAGCATCTCTCGCTTCCAACCTTGTGGCTGCCTTGCCTCCTGCAGAGCTATGGGAGTCGTAGTGTCACCCACTTCCGGCCTgtgtcctcttcctcttcctccccctcccccttgcaGTGGTGTTTGGGGAGCACTCCTTCCTGGTGACCGTC
This sequence is a window from Anolis carolinensis isolate JA03-04 chromosome 6, rAnoCar3.1.pri, whole genome shotgun sequence. Protein-coding genes within it:
- the LOC134299923 gene encoding transmembrane protein 272-like isoform X1, whose protein sequence is MRPDRRPCPPGRPFCPRSRAPSSSSFFFFRRREMDEEAQQPLLVAAAEDTPSHRALKVLLWILSTLLPITGIVLGALYLEQCPRQPLVPIYLLVLSAVSLLLLLLGCVSCEEGASEWPRTLVHHLRVTCLLFLCAWFIAGSVWVYSIYPPDFEEKGDPGRGFCQRTLFLFAFGVTTALHVALAVALLFSLCLLGAVFLFGALLPHGGHGDRGGA
- the LOC134299923 gene encoding transmembrane protein 272-like isoform X2, whose translation is MRPDRRPCPPGRPFCPRSRAPSSSSFFFFRRREMDEEAQQPLLVAAAEDTPSHRALKGALYLEQCPRQPLVPIYLLVLSAVSLLLLLLGCVSCEEGASEWPRTLVHHLRVTCLLFLCAWFIAGSVWVYSIYPPDFEEKGDPGRGFCQRTLFLFAFGVTTALHVALAVALLFSLCLLGAVFLFGALLPHGGHGDRGGA
- the lamtor4 gene encoding ragulator complex protein LAMTOR4, which gives rise to MASSAASAALTQGLERVPDQTGYLVICDGAVLASAGDLENDERTAAALSELASTACAFRLPRSTDVPFRRISVVFGEHSFLVTVSGQKLFVVKRQNTVREPVIV